A stretch of Arachis hypogaea cultivar Tifrunner chromosome 15, arahy.Tifrunner.gnm2.J5K5, whole genome shotgun sequence DNA encodes these proteins:
- the LOC112749949 gene encoding DNA repair protein REV1 isoform X13, with amino-acid sequence MDSRLSNSSSSTHHSNSKKRKKNATANNTNQKTLGVAWGSKSLSASSCSSRKSPFSDFSSYMAHKNCKLQNQFDSEASASAARKPIFSGVSIFVDGFTVPSSQELRGYMLKYDGRFENYFSRHCVTHIICSNLPDSKVKNIRAFSAGLPVVKPTWILDSIAANRLLSWVPYQLEQVASNQPKLSAFFTLKSSKMSEDTFTNALCQVEPDVQDSFPRVGQLKERHPSEVGEMVEVCRQISNESNDISSKKTDVFMMEEPIGERVICDEEKLAEANSSETNNERNTEGELDPTYQEPSTSFSIPCSDNQNVHQFPSSEATGSSKQCHSTLTDPNFVENYFKNSRLHFIGTWRQRYRKRFPTLSTGLNNGISNSNKSDIKSVILHVDMDCFFVSVVIRNKPALFDKPVAVCHSNNSKGTSEISSANYPARSYGIRAGMFVRDAKALCPHLVTFPYNFEAYEEAVSCDEAFLDFTDAMVEDPELLASSIRKEIYETTRCTASAGIGGNMLMARIATRTAKPNGQCYITPERVDDHLNQLPVDALPGIGYVLQEKLKKQSVNTCGQLRMISKNSLQKEYGMKTGEMLWNYSRGIDYRSVGIIQECKSIGADVNWGVRFRDMKDCEHFLINLCKEVSLRLQCCGVQGRTFTLKIKKRRKDADEPAKFMGCGDCENLSHSVTIPLATENVEILQRIVKQLLGCFYIGTEKYTLKSWLTSGSASVEKQKYHMGHNKHNSDCANCASSHGCIHSQGSSFQIDNKILNIHVSGDPISTPPPLCQLDVEVIRNLPSEVFSELNEIYGGKLIDFIAKGKGKCESSSSLGNSLEDDATCKEEDLPYSDPIPLNQIFSENKAMQHERVLGSGHGSCSQVTHNSNIERDDLLPSSLSQIDASVLQQIPEDLKAVILEHLPAHRAQDFCSTPAICPGRINQDSVGVDTSKNCPGTVNHALNDSLWAGNLPSWMDKFKDSSCLRKLGEIYHRSGFNSQLSSVLPQFLSEFHHLDLTQEIYDETVNIMCELLKQYVKVKIERDIEEIYICFRLLKRFAVKSQFFSRVYNDIFPFLQAAVDDNYGGSLFMP; translated from the exons ATGGACTCGCGTCTCTCCAATTCCTCGTCTTCCACTCATCACTCTAATtctaagaaaaggaagaagaatgccACCGCCAACAACACCAACCAGAAAACCCTAGGCGTCGCTTGGGGCTCAAAGTCCCTCTCTGCCTCCTCTTGCTCCTCTCGAAAATCCCCGTTCTCTGATTTCAGCAG TTACATGGCACACAAGAATTGCAAACTTCAGAACCAGTTCGACTCCGAAGCTTCCGCATCTGCTGCTCGGAAACCAATTTTCAGTGGAGTTTCTATATTTGTTGATGGTTTCACGGTCCCTTCCAGCCAG GAGCTGCGGGGCTACATGTTAAAGTATGATGGAAGGTTCGAGAATTATTTCTCAAGACATTGTGTCACACATATTATCTGCAGCAATCTTCCTGATAGTAAAGTTAAGAACATCAG AGCCTTCAGTGCAGGACTACCAGTAGTAAAACCCACTTGGATTTTAGATTCAATTGCTGCTAACAGACTCTTAAGCT GGGTGCCTTATCAACTTGAGCAGGTTGCTAGTAACCAACCAAAACTGTCAGCATTCTTCACATTGAAAAGTAGCAAGATGTCAGAGGACACTTTTACAAATGCCCTTTGTCAAGTGGAACCAGACGTTCAAGATTCATTCCCAAGGGTTGGCCAACTGAAGGAGAGACACCCATCTGAAGTTGGGGAGATGGTTGAAGTTTGCAGGCAAATCAGTAATGAATCGAATGATATTTCCTCCAAGAAAACTGATGTATTTATGATGGAAGAGCCTATTGGTGAAAGAGTTATATGTGATGAAGAAAAGCTTGCAGAAGCAAACAGTTCAGAAACTAATAATGAAAGAAACACTGAAGGGGAGCTTGATCCTACTTATCAAGAACCTTCTACATCATTTAGTATTCCCTGCTCAGATAACCAGAATGTACATCAATTTCCAAGTTCTGAAGCCACTGGATCCTCTAAACAATGTCATTCAACTCTTACAGACCCCAATTTTGTAGAAAATTATTTCAAG AATTCACGACTTCACTTTATAGGAACCTGGAGACAACGGTATCGAAAACGGTTCCCAACGTTGTCTACTGGTCTGAATAATGGAATTTCTAACAGTAATAAATCCGATATTAAGTCGGTTATTCTTCATGTTGACATG GACTGCTTTTTCGTTTCTGTGGTTATCAGAAACAAACCTGCGTTGTTTGACAAGCCTGTAGCTGTATGTCACTCAAATAATTCGAAGGGAACATCTGAGATTTCCTCTGCAAATTACCCAGCTCGTAGTTATG GTATCAGAGCTGGTATGTTTGTTCGAGATGCCAAGGCTCTTTGTCCCCATCTTGTTACCTTTCCATACAACTTTGAAGCTTATGAGGAA GCTGTAAGCTGTGATGAAGCATTTTTGGACTTCACAGATGCTATGGTTGAAGATCCTGAACTTTTGGCTTCATCAATTAGAAAAGAGATCTATGAAACCACTAGGTGTACAGCAAGTGCTGGTATAGGGGGGAATATGCTTATGGCTCGTATTGCTACTAGGACCGCAAAACCAAATGGTCAATGTTACATAACTCCAGAGAGA GTTGATGATCATTTAAATCAACTTCCAGTTGATGCTCTTCCTGGTATAGGGTATGTTttacaagagaaattaaagaagcagAGTGTTAATACTTGTGGACAGTTGCGAATGATTTCCAAG AACTCACTGCAGAAGGAATATGGAATGAAAACAGGGGAAATGCTGTGGAATTATAGCAGAGGAATTGATTATCGATCAGTAGGGATCATTCAG GAATGTAAGTCTATCGGTGCGGATGTTAATTGGGGTGTGAGGTTCAGAGATATGAAAGAT TGTGAACACTTCCTAATAAACCTATGCAAGGAAGTTTCGTTGCGTTTGCAATGTTGTGGAGTACAGGGGCGCACTTTCACTCTAAAG ataaaaaagagaagaaaagatgcTGATGAACCTGCAAAGTTTATGGGCTGTGGGGACTGTGAAAACTTGAGTCACTCTGTAACG ATTCCTCTTGCAACTGAAAATGTGGAAATACTTCAACGAATAGTAAAGCAACTTCTTGGATGCTTTTACATAG GTACAGAGAAGTATACTTTGAAATCATGGCTTACTTCAGGATCTGCAAGTGTGGAAAAACAGAAATATCATATGG GTCATAACAAACACAATTCGGATTGTGCGAATTGTGCTTCAAGTCATGGATGCATTCATTCACAAGGCTCTTCATTTCAAATTGACAATAAAATACTAAATATTCATGTTAGTGGTGATCCGATTTCAACACCACCTCCTTTATGTCAGCTTGATGTGGAAGTTATTAGAAATCTTCCCTCTGAAGTATTTTCAGAACTAAATGAAATTTATGGAGGGAAGTTAATTGATTTTATTGCTAAAGGAAAAGGCAAATGTGAGAGTTCTAGCTCTCTAGGAAACTCATTGGAGGATGACG CTACATGTAAAGAAGAGGACCTTCCATATTCTGATCCTATTCctctaaatcaaatcttttcagaAAATAAG GCAATGCAGCATGAAAGAGTACTTGGCTCAGGACATGGATCCTGTTCCCAAGTTACTCATAATTCGAACATTGAAAGAGATGATTTATTGCCTTCTTCTTTAAGCCAAATTGATGCTTCAGTGTTACAGCAAATTCCTGAGGATTTGAAAGCTGTTATTCTTGAGCATCTTCCTGCACACAGGGCGCAAGATTTCTGCTCTACTCCTGCCATTTGCCCTGGTAGAATCAATCAGGATTCAGTAGGTGTTGATACTTCAAAGAATTGTCCTGGAACAGTTAACCATGCTTTGAATGACAGTCTTTGGGCCGGTAATCTTCCAAGTTGGATGGACAAGTTTAAAGACAGCAGTTGCTTAAGGAAGCTTGGAGAAATCTATCATAGATCTGGGTTTAATAGCCAGTTATCTTCAGTTTTACCCCAATTTTTATCTGAGTTTCACCACCTAGATCTTACCCAAGAGATTTACGATGAAACTGTTAACATCATGTGTGAGCTACTGAAGCAATATGTCAAAGTGAAGATAGAGAGAGATATTGAAGAGATTTATATTTGTTTTCGGCTTCTGAAAAG GTTTGCAGTGAAGTCCCAATTTTTCTCCCGTGTATATAATGATATATTTCCATTCCTTCAG GCAGCCGTAGATGACAATTACGGAGGAAGCTTGTTTATGCCATAA
- the LOC112749949 gene encoding DNA repair protein REV1 isoform X7, with product MDSRLSNSSSSTHHSNSKKRKKNATANNTNQKTLGVAWGSKSLSASSCSSRKSPFSDFSSYMAHKNCKLQNQFDSEASASAARKPIFSGVSIFVDGFTVPSSQELRGYMLKYDGRFENYFSRHCVTHIICSNLPDSKVKNIRAFSAGLPVVKPTWILDSIAANRLLSWVPYQLEQVASNQPKLSAFFTLKSSKMSEDTFTNALCQVEPDVQDSFPRVGQLKERHPSEVGEMVEVCRQISNESNDISSKKTDVFMMEEPIGERVICDEEKLAEANSSETNNERNTEGELDPTYQEPSTSFSIPCSDNQNVHQFPSSEATGSSKQCHSTLTDPNFVENYFKNSRLHFIGTWRQRYRKRFPTLSTGLNNGISNSNKSDIKSVILHVDMDCFFVSVVIRNKPALFDKPVAVCHSNNSKGTSEISSANYPARSYGIRAGMFVRDAKALCPHLVTFPYNFEAYEEAVSCDEAFLDFTDAMVEDPELLASSIRKEIYETTRCTASAGIGGNMLMARIATRTAKPNGQCYITPERVDDHLNQLPVDALPGIGYVLQEKLKKQSVNTCGQLRMISKNSLQKEYGMKTGEMLWNYSRGIDYRSVGIIQECKSIGADVNWGVRFRDMKDCEHFLINLCKEVSLRLQCCGVQGRTFTLKIKKRRKDADEPAKFMGCGDCENLSHSVTIPLATENVEILQRIVKQLLGCFYIDVKEIRGIGLHVSRLENADTSKQGTEKYTLKSWLTSGSASVEKQKYHMGHNKHNSDCANCASSHGCIHSQGSSFQIDNKILNIHVSGDPISTPPPLCQLDVEVIRNLPSEVFSELNEIYGGKLIDFIAKGKGKCESSSSLGNSLEDDATCKEEDLPYSDPIPLNQIFSENKAMQHERVLGSGHGSCSQVTHNSNIERDDLLPSSLSQIDASVLQQIPEDLKAVILEHLPAHRAQDFCSTPAICPGRINQDSVGVDTSKNCPGTVNHALNDSLWAGNLPSWMDKFKDSSCLRKLGEIYHRSGFNSQLSSVLPQFLSEFHHLDLTQEIYDETVNIMCELLKQYVKVKIERDIEEIYICFRLLKRFAVKSQFFSRVYNDIFPFLQAAVDDNYGGSLFMP from the exons ATGGACTCGCGTCTCTCCAATTCCTCGTCTTCCACTCATCACTCTAATtctaagaaaaggaagaagaatgccACCGCCAACAACACCAACCAGAAAACCCTAGGCGTCGCTTGGGGCTCAAAGTCCCTCTCTGCCTCCTCTTGCTCCTCTCGAAAATCCCCGTTCTCTGATTTCAGCAG TTACATGGCACACAAGAATTGCAAACTTCAGAACCAGTTCGACTCCGAAGCTTCCGCATCTGCTGCTCGGAAACCAATTTTCAGTGGAGTTTCTATATTTGTTGATGGTTTCACGGTCCCTTCCAGCCAG GAGCTGCGGGGCTACATGTTAAAGTATGATGGAAGGTTCGAGAATTATTTCTCAAGACATTGTGTCACACATATTATCTGCAGCAATCTTCCTGATAGTAAAGTTAAGAACATCAG AGCCTTCAGTGCAGGACTACCAGTAGTAAAACCCACTTGGATTTTAGATTCAATTGCTGCTAACAGACTCTTAAGCT GGGTGCCTTATCAACTTGAGCAGGTTGCTAGTAACCAACCAAAACTGTCAGCATTCTTCACATTGAAAAGTAGCAAGATGTCAGAGGACACTTTTACAAATGCCCTTTGTCAAGTGGAACCAGACGTTCAAGATTCATTCCCAAGGGTTGGCCAACTGAAGGAGAGACACCCATCTGAAGTTGGGGAGATGGTTGAAGTTTGCAGGCAAATCAGTAATGAATCGAATGATATTTCCTCCAAGAAAACTGATGTATTTATGATGGAAGAGCCTATTGGTGAAAGAGTTATATGTGATGAAGAAAAGCTTGCAGAAGCAAACAGTTCAGAAACTAATAATGAAAGAAACACTGAAGGGGAGCTTGATCCTACTTATCAAGAACCTTCTACATCATTTAGTATTCCCTGCTCAGATAACCAGAATGTACATCAATTTCCAAGTTCTGAAGCCACTGGATCCTCTAAACAATGTCATTCAACTCTTACAGACCCCAATTTTGTAGAAAATTATTTCAAG AATTCACGACTTCACTTTATAGGAACCTGGAGACAACGGTATCGAAAACGGTTCCCAACGTTGTCTACTGGTCTGAATAATGGAATTTCTAACAGTAATAAATCCGATATTAAGTCGGTTATTCTTCATGTTGACATG GACTGCTTTTTCGTTTCTGTGGTTATCAGAAACAAACCTGCGTTGTTTGACAAGCCTGTAGCTGTATGTCACTCAAATAATTCGAAGGGAACATCTGAGATTTCCTCTGCAAATTACCCAGCTCGTAGTTATG GTATCAGAGCTGGTATGTTTGTTCGAGATGCCAAGGCTCTTTGTCCCCATCTTGTTACCTTTCCATACAACTTTGAAGCTTATGAGGAA GCTGTAAGCTGTGATGAAGCATTTTTGGACTTCACAGATGCTATGGTTGAAGATCCTGAACTTTTGGCTTCATCAATTAGAAAAGAGATCTATGAAACCACTAGGTGTACAGCAAGTGCTGGTATAGGGGGGAATATGCTTATGGCTCGTATTGCTACTAGGACCGCAAAACCAAATGGTCAATGTTACATAACTCCAGAGAGA GTTGATGATCATTTAAATCAACTTCCAGTTGATGCTCTTCCTGGTATAGGGTATGTTttacaagagaaattaaagaagcagAGTGTTAATACTTGTGGACAGTTGCGAATGATTTCCAAG AACTCACTGCAGAAGGAATATGGAATGAAAACAGGGGAAATGCTGTGGAATTATAGCAGAGGAATTGATTATCGATCAGTAGGGATCATTCAG GAATGTAAGTCTATCGGTGCGGATGTTAATTGGGGTGTGAGGTTCAGAGATATGAAAGAT TGTGAACACTTCCTAATAAACCTATGCAAGGAAGTTTCGTTGCGTTTGCAATGTTGTGGAGTACAGGGGCGCACTTTCACTCTAAAG ataaaaaagagaagaaaagatgcTGATGAACCTGCAAAGTTTATGGGCTGTGGGGACTGTGAAAACTTGAGTCACTCTGTAACG ATTCCTCTTGCAACTGAAAATGTGGAAATACTTCAACGAATAGTAAAGCAACTTCTTGGATGCTTTTACATAG ATGTTAAAGAGATTCGCGGTATTGGATTGCATGTTTCCAGACTTGAAAATGCAGATACGTCTAAGCAAG GTACAGAGAAGTATACTTTGAAATCATGGCTTACTTCAGGATCTGCAAGTGTGGAAAAACAGAAATATCATATGG GTCATAACAAACACAATTCGGATTGTGCGAATTGTGCTTCAAGTCATGGATGCATTCATTCACAAGGCTCTTCATTTCAAATTGACAATAAAATACTAAATATTCATGTTAGTGGTGATCCGATTTCAACACCACCTCCTTTATGTCAGCTTGATGTGGAAGTTATTAGAAATCTTCCCTCTGAAGTATTTTCAGAACTAAATGAAATTTATGGAGGGAAGTTAATTGATTTTATTGCTAAAGGAAAAGGCAAATGTGAGAGTTCTAGCTCTCTAGGAAACTCATTGGAGGATGACG CTACATGTAAAGAAGAGGACCTTCCATATTCTGATCCTATTCctctaaatcaaatcttttcagaAAATAAG GCAATGCAGCATGAAAGAGTACTTGGCTCAGGACATGGATCCTGTTCCCAAGTTACTCATAATTCGAACATTGAAAGAGATGATTTATTGCCTTCTTCTTTAAGCCAAATTGATGCTTCAGTGTTACAGCAAATTCCTGAGGATTTGAAAGCTGTTATTCTTGAGCATCTTCCTGCACACAGGGCGCAAGATTTCTGCTCTACTCCTGCCATTTGCCCTGGTAGAATCAATCAGGATTCAGTAGGTGTTGATACTTCAAAGAATTGTCCTGGAACAGTTAACCATGCTTTGAATGACAGTCTTTGGGCCGGTAATCTTCCAAGTTGGATGGACAAGTTTAAAGACAGCAGTTGCTTAAGGAAGCTTGGAGAAATCTATCATAGATCTGGGTTTAATAGCCAGTTATCTTCAGTTTTACCCCAATTTTTATCTGAGTTTCACCACCTAGATCTTACCCAAGAGATTTACGATGAAACTGTTAACATCATGTGTGAGCTACTGAAGCAATATGTCAAAGTGAAGATAGAGAGAGATATTGAAGAGATTTATATTTGTTTTCGGCTTCTGAAAAG GTTTGCAGTGAAGTCCCAATTTTTCTCCCGTGTATATAATGATATATTTCCATTCCTTCAG GCAGCCGTAGATGACAATTACGGAGGAAGCTTGTTTATGCCATAA
- the LOC112749949 gene encoding DNA repair protein REV1 isoform X2: protein MDSRLSNSSSSTHHSNSKKRKKNATANNTNQKTLGVAWGSKSLSASSCSSRKSPFSDFSSYMAHKNCKLQNQFDSEASASAARKPIFSGVSIFVDGFTVPSSQELRGYMLKYDGRFENYFSRHCVTHIICSNLPDSKVKNIRAFSAGLPVVKPTWILDSIAANRLLSWVPYQLEQVASNQPKLSAFFTLKSSKMSEDTFTNALCQVEPDVQDSFPRVGQLKERHPSEVGEMVEVCRQISNESNDISSKKTDVFMMEEPIGERVICDEEKLAEANSSETNNERNTEGELDPTYQEPSTSFSIPCSDNQNVHQFPSSEATGSSKQCHSTLTDPNFVENYFKNSRLHFIGTWRQRYRKRFPTLSTGLNNGISNSNKSDIKSVILHVDMDCFFVSVVIRNKPALFDKPVAVCHSNNSKGTSEISSANYPARSYGIRAGMFVRDAKALCPHLVTFPYNFEAYEEVADQFYSILHRHCNKVQAVSCDEAFLDFTDAMVEDPELLASSIRKEIYETTRCTASAGIGGNMLMARIATRTAKPNGQCYITPERVDDHLNQLPVDALPGIGYVLQEKLKKQSVNTCGQLRMISKNSLQKEYGMKTGEMLWNYSRGIDYRSVGIIQECKSIGADVNWGVRFRDMKDCEHFLINLCKEVSLRLQCCGVQGRTFTLKIKKRRKDADEPAKFMGCGDCENLSHSVTIPLATENVEILQRIVKQLLGCFYIDVKEIRGIGLHVSRLENADTSKQGTEKYTLKSWLTSGSASVEKQKYHMGHNKHNSDCANCASSHGCIHSQGSSFQIDNKILNIHVSGDPISTPPPLCQLDVEVIRNLPSEVFSELNEIYGGKLIDFIAKGKGKCESSSSLGNSLEDDAATCKEEDLPYSDPIPLNQIFSENKAMQHERVLGSGHGSCSQVTHNSNIERDDLLPSSLSQIDASVLQQIPEDLKAVILEHLPAHRAQDFCSTPAICPGRINQDSVGVDTSKNCPGTVNHALNDSLWAGNLPSWMDKFKDSSCLRKLGEIYHRSGFNSQLSSVLPQFLSEFHHLDLTQEIYDETVNIMCELLKQYVKVKIERDIEEIYICFRLLKRFAVKSQFFSRVYNDIFPFLQAAVDDNYGGSLFMP, encoded by the exons ATGGACTCGCGTCTCTCCAATTCCTCGTCTTCCACTCATCACTCTAATtctaagaaaaggaagaagaatgccACCGCCAACAACACCAACCAGAAAACCCTAGGCGTCGCTTGGGGCTCAAAGTCCCTCTCTGCCTCCTCTTGCTCCTCTCGAAAATCCCCGTTCTCTGATTTCAGCAG TTACATGGCACACAAGAATTGCAAACTTCAGAACCAGTTCGACTCCGAAGCTTCCGCATCTGCTGCTCGGAAACCAATTTTCAGTGGAGTTTCTATATTTGTTGATGGTTTCACGGTCCCTTCCAGCCAG GAGCTGCGGGGCTACATGTTAAAGTATGATGGAAGGTTCGAGAATTATTTCTCAAGACATTGTGTCACACATATTATCTGCAGCAATCTTCCTGATAGTAAAGTTAAGAACATCAG AGCCTTCAGTGCAGGACTACCAGTAGTAAAACCCACTTGGATTTTAGATTCAATTGCTGCTAACAGACTCTTAAGCT GGGTGCCTTATCAACTTGAGCAGGTTGCTAGTAACCAACCAAAACTGTCAGCATTCTTCACATTGAAAAGTAGCAAGATGTCAGAGGACACTTTTACAAATGCCCTTTGTCAAGTGGAACCAGACGTTCAAGATTCATTCCCAAGGGTTGGCCAACTGAAGGAGAGACACCCATCTGAAGTTGGGGAGATGGTTGAAGTTTGCAGGCAAATCAGTAATGAATCGAATGATATTTCCTCCAAGAAAACTGATGTATTTATGATGGAAGAGCCTATTGGTGAAAGAGTTATATGTGATGAAGAAAAGCTTGCAGAAGCAAACAGTTCAGAAACTAATAATGAAAGAAACACTGAAGGGGAGCTTGATCCTACTTATCAAGAACCTTCTACATCATTTAGTATTCCCTGCTCAGATAACCAGAATGTACATCAATTTCCAAGTTCTGAAGCCACTGGATCCTCTAAACAATGTCATTCAACTCTTACAGACCCCAATTTTGTAGAAAATTATTTCAAG AATTCACGACTTCACTTTATAGGAACCTGGAGACAACGGTATCGAAAACGGTTCCCAACGTTGTCTACTGGTCTGAATAATGGAATTTCTAACAGTAATAAATCCGATATTAAGTCGGTTATTCTTCATGTTGACATG GACTGCTTTTTCGTTTCTGTGGTTATCAGAAACAAACCTGCGTTGTTTGACAAGCCTGTAGCTGTATGTCACTCAAATAATTCGAAGGGAACATCTGAGATTTCCTCTGCAAATTACCCAGCTCGTAGTTATG GTATCAGAGCTGGTATGTTTGTTCGAGATGCCAAGGCTCTTTGTCCCCATCTTGTTACCTTTCCATACAACTTTGAAGCTTATGAGGAA GTAGCTGATCAATTTTATAGTATATTGCATCGGCATTGCAACAAAGTGCAG GCTGTAAGCTGTGATGAAGCATTTTTGGACTTCACAGATGCTATGGTTGAAGATCCTGAACTTTTGGCTTCATCAATTAGAAAAGAGATCTATGAAACCACTAGGTGTACAGCAAGTGCTGGTATAGGGGGGAATATGCTTATGGCTCGTATTGCTACTAGGACCGCAAAACCAAATGGTCAATGTTACATAACTCCAGAGAGA GTTGATGATCATTTAAATCAACTTCCAGTTGATGCTCTTCCTGGTATAGGGTATGTTttacaagagaaattaaagaagcagAGTGTTAATACTTGTGGACAGTTGCGAATGATTTCCAAG AACTCACTGCAGAAGGAATATGGAATGAAAACAGGGGAAATGCTGTGGAATTATAGCAGAGGAATTGATTATCGATCAGTAGGGATCATTCAG GAATGTAAGTCTATCGGTGCGGATGTTAATTGGGGTGTGAGGTTCAGAGATATGAAAGAT TGTGAACACTTCCTAATAAACCTATGCAAGGAAGTTTCGTTGCGTTTGCAATGTTGTGGAGTACAGGGGCGCACTTTCACTCTAAAG ataaaaaagagaagaaaagatgcTGATGAACCTGCAAAGTTTATGGGCTGTGGGGACTGTGAAAACTTGAGTCACTCTGTAACG ATTCCTCTTGCAACTGAAAATGTGGAAATACTTCAACGAATAGTAAAGCAACTTCTTGGATGCTTTTACATAG ATGTTAAAGAGATTCGCGGTATTGGATTGCATGTTTCCAGACTTGAAAATGCAGATACGTCTAAGCAAGGTAC AGAGAAGTATACTTTGAAATCATGGCTTACTTCAGGATCTGCAAGTGTGGAAAAACAGAAATATCATATGG GTCATAACAAACACAATTCGGATTGTGCGAATTGTGCTTCAAGTCATGGATGCATTCATTCACAAGGCTCTTCATTTCAAATTGACAATAAAATACTAAATATTCATGTTAGTGGTGATCCGATTTCAACACCACCTCCTTTATGTCAGCTTGATGTGGAAGTTATTAGAAATCTTCCCTCTGAAGTATTTTCAGAACTAAATGAAATTTATGGAGGGAAGTTAATTGATTTTATTGCTAAAGGAAAAGGCAAATGTGAGAGTTCTAGCTCTCTAGGAAACTCATTGGAGGATGACG CAGCTACATGTAAAGAAGAGGACCTTCCATATTCTGATCCTATTCctctaaatcaaatcttttcagaAAATAAG GCAATGCAGCATGAAAGAGTACTTGGCTCAGGACATGGATCCTGTTCCCAAGTTACTCATAATTCGAACATTGAAAGAGATGATTTATTGCCTTCTTCTTTAAGCCAAATTGATGCTTCAGTGTTACAGCAAATTCCTGAGGATTTGAAAGCTGTTATTCTTGAGCATCTTCCTGCACACAGGGCGCAAGATTTCTGCTCTACTCCTGCCATTTGCCCTGGTAGAATCAATCAGGATTCAGTAGGTGTTGATACTTCAAAGAATTGTCCTGGAACAGTTAACCATGCTTTGAATGACAGTCTTTGGGCCGGTAATCTTCCAAGTTGGATGGACAAGTTTAAAGACAGCAGTTGCTTAAGGAAGCTTGGAGAAATCTATCATAGATCTGGGTTTAATAGCCAGTTATCTTCAGTTTTACCCCAATTTTTATCTGAGTTTCACCACCTAGATCTTACCCAAGAGATTTACGATGAAACTGTTAACATCATGTGTGAGCTACTGAAGCAATATGTCAAAGTGAAGATAGAGAGAGATATTGAAGAGATTTATATTTGTTTTCGGCTTCTGAAAAG GTTTGCAGTGAAGTCCCAATTTTTCTCCCGTGTATATAATGATATATTTCCATTCCTTCAG GCAGCCGTAGATGACAATTACGGAGGAAGCTTGTTTATGCCATAA